A region from the Gemmatimonadaceae bacterium genome encodes:
- the murI gene encoding glutamate racemase, whose translation MGSVAPVGVFDSGIGGLTVAHEVIRQLPHESIVYFGDTARVPYGPKSPDTVRRYSREIASFLSDQGVKGIVIACNTATAHALNVLRDEMDMPVIGVVEPGARAAVAATKQGHIGVIGTVGTIKSGAYERAIRAINPDVMITARACPLFVPLVEEGWTEHDATRVVAREYLAPLLAAEIDTLVLGCTHYPLLKPVLREVLGESVKLIDSAEETAAETARMLAAEEIAAPMDADPTYRFVASDDPLMFLQLGQRFLGGTMEGVEIRTLG comes from the coding sequence ATGGGGAGCGTCGCACCCGTCGGCGTGTTCGACTCGGGCATCGGTGGTCTCACCGTGGCCCACGAAGTGATTCGCCAGCTGCCGCACGAGAGCATCGTCTACTTCGGCGACACCGCGCGCGTGCCGTACGGACCCAAGAGTCCCGATACCGTGCGCCGCTACAGTCGCGAGATCGCCAGCTTTCTCAGCGATCAAGGCGTGAAGGGCATCGTCATCGCGTGCAATACCGCGACGGCGCACGCGCTGAATGTATTGCGCGATGAGATGGACATGCCGGTGATCGGCGTCGTCGAGCCCGGAGCGCGCGCCGCCGTCGCCGCGACGAAACAGGGACACATCGGCGTCATCGGAACCGTCGGCACGATCAAGTCGGGCGCCTACGAGCGCGCGATTCGCGCGATCAATCCCGACGTCATGATCACCGCGCGCGCCTGCCCGCTGTTCGTGCCGCTCGTCGAGGAAGGGTGGACCGAGCACGATGCGACCCGCGTCGTCGCTCGCGAGTACCTCGCGCCGCTGCTCGCGGCCGAGATCGATACGCTCGTGCTGGGCTGCACGCATTATCCGTTGCTCAAGCCTGTCCTGCGCGAGGTGCTTGGCGAAAGCGTGAAGCTCATCGACAGCGCCGAGGAGACCGCCGCGGAGACGGCGCGCATGCTTGCCGCGGAAGAGATCGCGGCACCGATGGACGCCGATCCGACGTATCGCTTCGTGGCGTCCGACGATCCGCTGATGTTCCTGCAGCTAGGCCAGCGATTCCTTGGCGGAACGATGGAGGGTGTGGAGATCCGCACTCTCGGCTGA
- a CDS encoding UDP-2,3-diacylglucosamine diphosphatase: MLNAPCYVLSDAHLGFAHDDVERSVIAFLRHVATHAGSLLINGDLFEFWFEWKTVIPRRAFRAVAALADVVDAGVPVTMIAGNHDCWGGDVLRNDVGVDYRFGPLVADIGGWKTHVDHGDGLRPAEDKGYRALRRVLRNRLAIRAYRWLHPDLATPLATHSSNTSRTYTARDGGRGLRDAAERVAAADPSLDLIVFGHSHVATLERLAAGPVYANPGSWLDAPTFLVIDDERVAMRQWLGSAESADLHTLHRSAKESLA; this comes from the coding sequence GTGCTCAACGCGCCCTGCTACGTTCTGTCGGACGCACACCTCGGCTTCGCGCACGACGACGTCGAACGGTCGGTCATCGCGTTTCTTCGCCACGTGGCGACGCACGCGGGCTCGCTGCTCATCAACGGCGATCTGTTCGAGTTCTGGTTCGAATGGAAGACCGTCATTCCGCGCCGCGCGTTTCGCGCCGTTGCGGCGCTCGCCGACGTGGTCGACGCCGGCGTTCCAGTGACGATGATCGCCGGCAACCACGATTGCTGGGGCGGCGACGTGCTGCGCAACGACGTCGGTGTGGACTATCGTTTCGGTCCACTTGTCGCCGACATCGGCGGCTGGAAGACACACGTGGATCACGGCGATGGACTGCGACCAGCCGAAGACAAGGGGTATCGCGCATTGCGGCGCGTGTTGCGCAACAGGCTGGCGATTCGCGCCTATCGCTGGCTGCATCCCGATCTCGCGACGCCGCTCGCGACACACAGCTCGAACACGAGCCGCACCTACACGGCGCGCGACGGCGGCCGCGGGCTTCGCGACGCCGCGGAACGCGTTGCGGCGGCTGATCCGTCGCTCGACCTGATCGTGTTCGGTCACTCGCACGTCGCAACGCTCGAGCGGCTTGCGGCCGGCCCAGTATACGCGAATCCCGGCTCGTGGCTCGATGCGCCAACCTTTCTCGTCATCGACGACGAGCGCGTCGCCATGCGCCAGTGGCTCGGATCAGCCGAGAGTGCGGATCTCCACACCCTCCATCGTTCCGCCAAGGAATCGCTGGCCTAG
- a CDS encoding thioesterase family protein, protein MTNPSSAADAQPLHHDVEFRVRYAETDRMGVVYHANYLVWCEVGRTDFIRARGMSYADIERAGIGLAVSDLSARFHGAARYDDLIRVRTTLAEVRSRGITFDYLITRADSGERLVTARTALVSIDTQGRLVALPGNVRALFVP, encoded by the coding sequence GTGACGAATCCATCATCCGCGGCCGATGCCCAGCCGCTGCACCATGACGTCGAGTTTCGCGTCCGCTACGCCGAGACCGACCGGATGGGGGTCGTCTACCACGCGAACTACCTCGTCTGGTGCGAGGTCGGGCGCACCGATTTCATTCGCGCGCGCGGCATGAGCTACGCCGACATCGAGCGGGCTGGCATCGGTCTCGCGGTGTCGGATTTGTCGGCGCGCTTTCATGGCGCCGCTCGCTACGACGATCTCATTCGGGTCCGTACGACATTGGCTGAAGTGCGCTCGCGCGGCATCACGTTCGATTATCTCATCACGCGCGCCGACAGCGGCGAGCGACTCGTGACCGCGCGCACCGCGCTGGTGTCGATCGACACGCAGGGTCGCCTGGTGGCGCTGCCCGGAAACGTTCGCGCGCTGTTCGTCCCATGA